GGTGTTGTCGAGTGGGCTCTTTGCTCCGGCAATGCGGAGGAATCCCGCGGACTGGGTAAACGCGGCGGCGCCGAGACGAGGGACCTTCAGAAGCTCTTTGCGGCTTCGGAATCTGCCGTTCTCATCGCGATAGCTGATGATGTTTTTCGCGATGGCCGCGTTGATGCCGGCGATGTGTGAGAGCAGCGCGGCAGAGGCGGTGTTGAGCTCGACGCCGACGTGGTTGGCGGCAGACTCGACAGCCGCATCCAGTGTACGCTTGAGCGCCTTTTGGTTGACGTCGTGCTGATACTGTCCGACACCGATCGCCTCGGGGTCGATCTTGACGAGCTCGGCAAGCGGATCCTGCACGCGGCGCGCAATAGAGACGGCTCCTCGTATGGTGACATCGTAGTCGGGCAGCTCCTCCTTCGCGAGCTTGGAGGCGGAATAGACGGAGGCGCCCGCCTCGTTTGTGATCAGGTAGCTGACGGAAAGCTTGTGGTCGGCGATGAGCTTGGCGGCAAACTGTTCCGTCTCATAGGATGCGGTGCCGTTGCCGATGGAAAGCAGTGTGACGCCGTGCTTTTTGATGAGGGTGAGTACCTTTCTCGCGGCGTCCTCACGCTGCCTGTCGCTCATCGTCAGGTAGAGGACGCCGTGGTCTAAGATGCGGCCCGTCGAATCGACGATCGCCATCTTGCAGCCCGTTCGGTAGCCCGGATCAAGTCCCATGACGGTGTGCCCTGCGAGCGGCGGCTGCAGAAGAAGCTGTTTGAGATTGGCTCCGAATACGGAGATGGCCTGCGCTTCCGCCGCTTCCGTGAGCTCGCTACGGATTTCACGCTCGACGGAGGGCAGAAGAAGTCGCTTGAGGCCGTCCTCAACAGCGAGCTGCAGCTGCTCGGAGAAAATCGTTTTGCCCTGCAGGATTTCCTTCTCAATGGAGGCGGCGATCGCCTCCTGATCGATCTCCAGGCGCACTTTGAGGCAGTCCTTCTTCTCGCCCCGGTTGATGGCCAGGATGCGGTGCGGGGGCATTGTCCGGATGGGCTCCGCGTACGCCTGATACATGAGGAACGTGTCTTTCTCGGGCGCTTCCTCGTTGAGGGTCGTGGAGAGCGTGCCCGTGCGGCGCACTTCGCGGCGAATGCGTTTGTGCCTCTCGGCATCCTCTGTGATGGTCTCGGCGAGAATGTCGCGTGCCCCCTGCAGTGCGGCCTCGGCGTCAGGGACGCCTTTTTCCTCATCGATGAAGGGAGCCGCGACTTCCTCCGGAGACGATGCCTTGCTCTGCTGGAGGAGCATGAGCTGCGCGAGAGGTTCGAGCCCCTTTTCCCTTGCGGCCTGCGCACGCGTATTGCGCTTCCGCTTGTAGGGAAGGTAGATGTCTTCGACCTCCTGCAGCTTCTGTGCGCGCTCAATGGCGGCTTTCAGCTCATCGGTCAGCTTGCCCTGCTCCTCAATGGAGGCGAGGATTTCCTCCTGTCGCTTGATGAGATTTTCGAGGCGCTGGAGCTCTCCCTCCACGAAGCGGATCGCCTCTTCGTCGAGTTCGCCCGTCGCTTCCTTTCTGTAGCGGGCGATGAAGGGAACCGTATTGCCCTCCTTTAGGAGTTCTACGGCGGCCTGCGCATGCTTCGGCTTTATGTTCAGACCCTTGGCGATGTGCGGAGCGATGTCCTCTCTTTTCATGTGTGCACGTTCCTCCCGTTATAAAGGAATCACCGATGCATTCCGCCCGAGCATCCCAGCACAGACTTCATGCATCAGCTCTTCCTGAAATCCTTCCCAATTATAACACATTGCAAAGAGAGTGACTACAACAAGCTTCCCTAGGCAGGGATTTAGCAATATAAATATGGAATGGAATTTTCTATTGACAATTACTATTATTGTATATATACTGTAATCAATAATAGTTTTCTAATAAATAGAATTCCACTATCCGGATAAGACTATGCTGGTGAACGGGTGCGACATTCGTATTATGCGAGAAGGGTGCATGAAGGGAAGGAGAGTATTTGCATGTTTGCAATGGAACAGGTAACGGAAATCCTGCGAGGAAAAGGCTA
This portion of the Selenomonas sp. TAMA-11512 genome encodes:
- a CDS encoding Tex family protein, whose amino-acid sequence is MKREDIAPHIAKGLNIKPKHAQAAVELLKEGNTVPFIARYRKEATGELDEEAIRFVEGELQRLENLIKRQEEILASIEEQGKLTDELKAAIERAQKLQEVEDIYLPYKRKRNTRAQAAREKGLEPLAQLMLLQQSKASSPEEVAAPFIDEEKGVPDAEAALQGARDILAETITEDAERHKRIRREVRRTGTLSTTLNEEAPEKDTFLMYQAYAEPIRTMPPHRILAINRGEKKDCLKVRLEIDQEAIAASIEKEILQGKTIFSEQLQLAVEDGLKRLLLPSVEREIRSELTEAAEAQAISVFGANLKQLLLQPPLAGHTVMGLDPGYRTGCKMAIVDSTGRILDHGVLYLTMSDRQREDAARKVLTLIKKHGVTLLSIGNGTASYETEQFAAKLIADHKLSVSYLITNEAGASVYSASKLAKEELPDYDVTIRGAVSIARRVQDPLAELVKIDPEAIGVGQYQHDVNQKALKRTLDAAVESAANHVGVELNTASAALLSHIAGINAAIAKNIISYRDENGRFRSRKELLKVPRLGAAAFTQSAGFLRIAGAKSPLDNTSVHPESYKLAEEILTELKADMSDLGTEPFQAKMRLLNAHEAERLAARLGAGIPTVRDILAALARPGRDPREDLPTPQTRKAVTKLSELKTGSVVKGVVRNITDFGVFVDIGIKTAGLIHISELAPRRVKHPLDVVSVGDILEVMIISIDEGRNRIGLSLKQVPKEARA